In Limisphaera ngatamarikiensis, the genomic stretch TTCAGGGATCAACTGGCCAGTTACACCGATGGCAGCGGTAGACCGGCCGGCGCCCTGGAATATTTCCAGCGCGAGTCTGACCCGGACGGAAAGGGCACCCTGCGCAAGCGGTTTGCGACATTGCTGGAAACACGCCGTCCCGTGTCTCCATCGTATCACCTCCAATTCAGTGAAGCGTTGAGCAACTTTGCCCTGTACTGTGTCCGGCCCATTGTCGAGGTCTACGACGGCCGGTTGATCTATGCCGGCGGCGACGACGTGGTGGCCCTCCTGCCAGCCGACACGGCGCTCGAATGTGCCCGGGCTCTGCAACTTGCCTTCACCGGCGCCGAAGACCTGCCGACTGTTCTTCAAACCGCGGCCGAGAAGCTACTGGCAGCCAACAGGGCGGCCCATCGGCGGGCTTCCCGCTTCCAGGAGCTCGCTGCCCAGAATCGGCTGTTCCAATGCATGGCCTCGGGCTGGCTGGCACGAATGGACAGGGTCGACCAAAACGGTTGTCCCGTGCCGTTCCTGGTACCCGGTCCAAAGGCAAGTGCCTCGGTGGGCATAGCCATCGCCCATGCCAAACACCCTTTGCAGGACGCCGTGCGCGAAGCCCAGGTTGCCGAAAAACGCGCCAAGCGGGACGTGGACCGCGGCGGGCTGGGCCGGTCTGCCGTGGCTGTCACACTCCTCAAACGCTCCGGCGAGACCATCCACTGGGGCTGTCGCTGGGATGGCCGCGGCCTGGATGCTTGCAGGCTCATGATTGAATGCATCAGCCAGCGGGTTTTGAGTTCGAAGTTTCCCCACCGGCTGGCCGAGCTGCTCGAACCCTACCTGACCGAGGCAACCCCGCTCCTGCGGGAACGCAAGGCAGTCCAGCCCGTGACACATTTCCCCGTGAAAGAGGTGGTCCTTCGCGAGTTGACCCACTGCCTGGAACGCCAGCGGGGGCCCCGCTTTTCAGAGGCCATGGCGCAGGAGCTTCTAAAGACCGTGGAGGAGTACGTGGACCAATTAATCCAGTTGAGTCCCACGGACCGCCCGGAACGGCCCGATCAGGCAGAACAGCCCGACCAGACGGAACGGCCCGACCAGACGGAACAGCCCGATAAGAAGGCTTCAGCTGACATCGAGCGTATCATCCGCGACCTAATCGGCCTTTGCCAGACCGTGGCTTTCATTGAAAGGAACCTTCCCGGAGCCGATGACACATCCGGCTCGGCAGAAAGCAACCACATCGAGATGGAACCTCAACCCGCCGAAAGGCATACCGCACCATGAACGCGATGAGAACCCTTCACCAGATCTTGCTGCAGCCCACCGATGTCCTGTTTTTCCGGGACGGTCGGCCGATGACCGGTTCCCTGGCAGGACATACGGCCGCCTGGCCATTGCCGGATGTCACAAACCACGCGCTCCATGCCGCCCTGCACCGCGCCGGTCTCTCCGGTGTCCACACCCACCGACGGGGGCGCAGCGGCAGGTACACAGATCAACGGGACCGGAAGTTCGGGTGTCTTCTCACTGCCGGCCCCTTCCCTGTTGCCGCAGCTGCAGACCCGGGGTGCCCGCTGCCCGAACCCTGCTGGTTCTTCCCACGTCCCAGGGACACCCTGGAACCGGGGAATGTGGCCCTTTGCCTGCATCCCGTGCCGGGCGACTGGCGCCAGGCCAGCTCGCTCCCCAACCCCCTCAGGTATGCCGTGGCCAACTCGCGGCCCCCGGCCAAGGAAAGCGGGGCCGAACCATGGATTTCGCAGAGGGCTTTTGAGCGGTATTTGCGGGATCCGGCGGGCCAACCGGAGTCGTCGAATCAGTCATATCCTCCCGAGTTTCTCAAAGACGATGATCTTGCCGACCTGGAACAGACCATCGGCATCAGGATTGACCCCGAGTCGCTGACCACCGGCCACGGCGATGCGGAGGGGCAGATCTACAGTGCCTATTACCTCCGACTGCGCGACCGGTTCCGTCTCGGCCTATTTGCCGAGGCCATGGACAAGGTCGATGGAGACCCCGCAAGGCGATGCGATCTGATTCGCCTCCTGTTCAACGATGAACCGCGGTCCATCCTCGTCGGCGGTCAACAGCGGCTGTGCACTGCGCAACGGGCAGATGCTCCGGAGCCGTTGCCCTTGCCGCAGGGCTTGCGAAACGGAAGCGAGTTCAAACAGCTTCCCAATGGCGCGTATGCGGTCAAATGGGTGTTGCTGACCCCTGCGATCTGGCCGGAAATCCGGAGCGGAGAGACCCGGGACCCTGCCCGGTCCCGGATTCAGGCCCATCCCGGCGGCTGGTTGCCCAACTGGGTCCATCCCGAGACCGGCGATGTGTTGCTCAAGGCGGGTGACACCGACCGCAAACCGGGCGAAACAAGGGTAGCCTGGCGCGCACGAGTACGGGCACTGCCCCCCGTCAAGGCGCGCCTGGTGGCGGCGATTGTGCCCAAGCCACTGGCCGTGACCGGATGGTCCCTGGGCTGGCCGGAAGATGCGGTGGAAGGGACAGAGACCCCGGACGGGAACGCCGGGACCGGCGGCGCCAAGTCCACTCATCTGGCCGTTCCTGCCGGAGCGGTGTATTACTTCGAAGCCGACTCGCCCGGGGACGCCGCCCGACTGGCAGCGGCCCTCAACTGGCACGGCAGCACGCCGGGCCACGTCATCGTCAACCGCCGCAGCACCCTTTTGGGCGAAAAGGGTTACGGCCTGGGCGTCTGCGGCACCTGGCAGTTTTATGACGGATCCGACCCGTCTGCCGGATCCGTTTCAACCGATCGATCCAAGGAAACCCAAACGCACTGACCTATGAGCAAGCGCATCCTGTACATATTCACGAGAACGCCGTTGCATGTGGGTGCCGGCACCAGCGTGGGTGCCATTGACCAACCCATCATCCGCGAACGTCACACGGGCTTCCCGGTGATACCGGGCAGCTCCATCAAGGGCGTGTTGCGTGACGCGTGCCGAAATCACAGCGCCCTGGCTCCCAAAGAGGAGAGCATCTTCGGGAGGCAGGACAATGCAGGGAAGCTCACCTTCGGCGAAGCCAAGGTTCTGGCTTTCCCGGTCCGATCTGCGCGCGGTTCATTCGCCTTTATCACCTGTCCGTTGGCGTTGGAACGGTTCCTGCGCGAGCGAGGCGGCAACGACCTGAAGGTCCCTGACGAACCGGCAGACATGACCTGCCTGGCCGGCGACCTGGTCACGATCAGGCGCAACGGTCAAACCGGCGTCGTGCTGGAGGAATACCGTTTCAATTGCACCGAAAAGTTCCCCCAGGACTGGGAGAAGGACTTGCTCGAGTTGCTCGACGACCCGGTGTGGAAGGCGGGCAAGGGCAGGTTCGTCCTCTTGAGCAACGGCGACTTCTCTCACTTCGTCAAAAATGCCTGCGAGGTGAGTCAGCACATCAAAATCGACCCCAAGACGGGCACGGTGGAGGGAGGCTTCCTTTTCAACCTGGAAGCGGTTCCATCGGAAACGCTGTTCTTCGCCCCTGTCACGGCTCTTTCCCGTGCCAACGGCGAGTTGAAAGACCTTGAGCAACTTCTGGACGCCAAACCGGTGCTTCAGTTTGGCGGCGACAGCACCACCGGGTTGGGTTTCTGCACCGTGAAACTTGCGGAACGGAGGAAGGCATCATGAAGAATCTGGAACAAATCCGAGCTGCGAACGCTCTTGCCTATGCGGAAGCCGGCGTCAATACGCGCGGCTCCCAGGGGGGCGAAGTGGTGAAAAAACTGCCGGCTCTCATCATGTCCAACGGACTGTTGGCGGCCGGAGCCTTCGCCTACGCCAAGGGTCTAGGTGAAGGGTGGTATGTATGCTTCGACCACCTGGCCAGGCACCTGGCCCATGAAGACGTTGGTGTAGTGCCGCGCGACAAGGGCAACCTCAAAGCCATGTTGGACTACCTGACGAAAGAGGCTGACAGCGGCACGTTGAAACAGGCCACGGATGAAGCCCTGGCGTGGCTCTGCTACGCCAAACGGTTTGTGAAGAAGGACAACGAGGAGGAGGCCAAAGAATGATCCCAATGAGTCCTGACGTTCGCCAACTGATTGGCGACTGGGCCGAAAACGTGGACAACCGCGGCCTGCTGTACGAAAAGTTCGCGCTGCCCAAGTCATGGGGCATCGGAGATGACCAGAAGCTCAACGATGCAGCCCGGTGGAGCGTGTTGCGCATCGTCACCCGCGGTTCCGAGTTATTGCGCCGCGACGCCGAGCGGCTCCGCCGTGAGGCCGACGGGAAAAACGTACAACCTAATGTCCGAAAACGAAAACAACGGGACGCGGAAATCGCCGATAAAATGTCCAAAGTCGGCCGCTTCGATCCCGAATTGGTCAAAGCAGCGAATAGCGGCGCCTCCAGGTTTCTGACCGACCTCGACAAATCCTATGCGGGTCGCGTCGCGACATTCGAGGCCACGCTCGGCGCGCGCCTGATGGTGAACCTCGCCGGCGGCGTCGTGGAAAATGCCGGCATCGCGCTGGATCGCTGTTTCGGTTTGCCGTTCATCCCGGGCAGCGCGGTAAAGGGGATCGCCCGGAATCAGGCGCTTTGGGAAATCCATGAAGCCCAACCCGACGATAAGCGGCCACTTCTGAGGCTTGCGATGTTGCTCTTCGGTTACGGCGCAAACGATATCAAGGACCATGGCGACTTTGCGTGGGCGGGCGGTGCTGCCAATGCCCGGGAAACCGCCAAAGAGATCGGGGCCAACGACTTCAAGGGGTGCGCCTGTTTCCTGCCGGCCTACCCAACCACGCCGCCGACGCTTGTCGTGGACATGGTCAACCCGCACTACCCCGAATATTACCGGGGCAAACGCAGTCGGGCTGACGACAACGAGAATCCGGTCCCCAACTACTTCCCCGCTGTCGAAAAAGGTTCGACCTTTGGGTTTGCGGTGTTGTTGAACCGTGTCCCCCCGGTTGCCGGCATCACGGCGGCAGAACTATTGGATCAGGCCAGGGACTGGTTGAAGCGCGCAGTCACAAAGAGAGGCGTCGGGGCCAAGACCGCTGCCGGATATGGGTGGTTCGAACTGGGCCGTAAAACTTCCCGGCCGGTTGCAGCCTCGGAAGCAGTTGCAACAGGTACGGCCACCGCATCGCGCCCTGAAGCGCCGCCCGATTCGCCCGCCGACACCCTCATTGCCAAGTGGCGCGGTAAACTGACAGCGACGGGAAACTTCCCGGCTGCACTGCCTGAAATCGCAGCTTTGCAAAGCGATGCCGACCTGAAACGCGTTTTTGAAGCGGTCATTCCGCAGAATGAACGCCAGCGGCTGCGAAAGAATAACCCCTATTGGCAATCGTTCACCAGTGGTCGGCACGGCGAAGCCGGCAGGAAAATCCTTCAACGACTGGGCATCACTCTCAAGTAACCATGAACTGGCAACGTGAGATCGAAGTGCTGACGCCGCTGTTCAACCGCGGCGCCTACCAGGACACACCGGAAATCCGGGTTCCTTCCATCCGAGGGATGGTTCGATGGTGGTTTCGAGCCCTTGGCGGAACCTCCGATGAAGAAAAGGCCGTGTTTGGCGGGATGAAGGGCTTTGGTCATGCCCTGAGAGATCAAGTGGTCGCGTCGCGTCTGGTATTCCGTATCAAAGACATTAGGGCCCAGAGAGCCGACCCGGATCCCCCAACCCTGCCCCACAAAACAGGCGGTCAGGCCGCCCCACAAGCCGCCTTCCTGCGGGGCGCGCGTTTTCGTTTGGAGGTGTTCGATCGTTTGAGCCCGTTGGGACCGGAACTCCAGCGCAAAGTGGAAAACGCGCTCGAAGTCTGGCTTTTGCTTGGCGCACTCGGCTTGCGGGCCAATCGCGGTGCGGGCAGCGTCTGGCCCGGCGATGGCACAGCGCCGAAAACGGCGGCGGAATTGCGTCAGCGGCTGAACGAATGCGGTTGCAACTGGCCGGTGATGTTGGCCGGCGACGAGGTTGGGGCCAGTGCCGAAGAGCTCAGAAAAGCTGCAACCGACACGAAGAACGGCATGCCGGATGTCTTTGGACAGGCAGCGCCTCACCGCCAAGCCTCCACGGTCAAATTCAAGATTGTCCGGCTGGAGGAGAAACCCCGACTCCTTATTACCGCGCCCACATTGGACACACTTCAAAAGGCGCAGGAGGCTTTGAACGAAAAACTATCCCGGCCGAAGACCTGGGAGCTCGTGAAGTAGCACCCGGACGTAATCTGCGGGGTTGCACATGGAAACACAGGTACTCGGGAAAACGTCCAGCCGACCTGCTGCAGGTGACCGGTCAGGGGCATCCTCAAGAGCACCGGACGGATCCGCGGCCGGCGGGGTGGACGCGGTGCCACTGCAACTGCCGGCCCGGCGGGAAATTGGCGAACCGTGGCATCGGCCGGATGGGTGGGGTCAGGAGGGTGAGCCGCCGCGCTGCCCGTTCTGCGGCGTGCTGGGGGCGTTGGATGGGGTCGGGACCGGCCGGGATGCCGGCCGGCAGTTCCGGGGGCTCACGGCCGGCGCCCACTGGGAGGGGATCTCACAACCATGAACGTTCAGGCCCACCTGTTCGTCAGTCTCGGGACGGCACCGGCCATTGTGCCGGAGGCGTTCCTGCTGCCCGGAGCCAGGTTCGTGAGTGTCCACGTGCTGACCACGGAACGACCGGACGTGACGCTGATCCGCGAATTCTTTCGACGGCACGCCCCGGGGGTGAACCTCACCATCACGCGGGTGGCGGGGTTTCAGGATTTGAAGTCCGAGGAGGACCACTTCCGGTTCGAAGAGGTCATGTTCCGCTGGTTTTTGGCGAGCCGGACCGGGCCCGAACAGCGGTTCGTCTGTCTCACGGGCGGGTTCAAAACGATGTCGGCCGCGATGCAAAAGGCGGCCACGGTCCTCGGTGCGGCCGAGGTTTTTCATGTGCTGGCGGACGATTGCTGTGTTGGGCCCCAGGGAAGGCTCATGCCCCCTTCGACGCTGGAGGAGATCCTCTGGGCGCGGGATCAAGGGCATCTCCACTGGATTCGATTGGGGCCGGAGCGGGGCTGGCCCCAGCTGCGGCGGATTGCGCCCGAGCAGTTTCCGCTTCAGGTGGTCGAGGAAAAAGGGGACGAGCGCCGGGTGCAGGCGGAGGACCGGGCCTTTGGCACGTTCCTGCAGGACCTTCTCCAGAGGGCGTCCCGGATCGCGGGCGCGTGGGAGATGCTGCCGGAGCTGCCGTTTGCAGACCTGGCCACGTGGTCCGAGGGAGAGCTTGCGTGGCTTCGTGAACCGCTGGATCCCCGGGCGCCGGCGGATCAGCGGTGGGTGGCCGGGTTGCCCAAAATCGAGCTGCACTGTCATCTGGGCGGTTTTGCCACGCACGGGGAACTTCTCCGGCGGGTGCGGAACGCGGCGGAGAATCCGGGGAAGCTCCCACCGCTGGAGGAACCGCGTCTGCCGGAGGGTTGGCCGTTGCCGGCGCAACCGATTCCGCTGGCCGAGTACATGAAGCTCGGCAACGCCAACGGCACCGCGTTGCTCAGGGATCCGGGGTGCCTGCGCGAGCAGTGTCGGCTGCTGTACCGCCACCTGGTGGATCAGGGGGTGTGCTATGCCGAGGTGCGTTGTTCGCCGGCAAATTATGCCGAGGTGCGTTCGCCCTGGGACGTGCTGGCGGACATTCGCGCGGCTTTCCAGGAATGCATGGAAGGGGCTCGGACGGCACCCGGCGGGCTTCCGGCCTGCCATGTCAACCTGATCCTGATCGCGACGCGGCGTGCGTCCGGTGATTATCGCGCCGCCATCGCCCGGCATCTGGCGCTGGCGGTGACCGCGGCGGAACATTGGCGGGATGAGAATGCCTGCCGGGTGGTGGGTGTGGACCTGGCCGGGTACGAAGACGAGAAGACGCGGGCGCATTATTTTCGGGAGGAATTTACTGCGGTGCACCGGTGCGGGCTGGCTGTGACGGTGCATGCGGGGGAGAACGATGATGCGGAGGGGATCTGGCGGGCGGTGTTTGACCTGAACGCGCGCCGTTTGGGACACGCGTTGAGTTTGGGACAATCGCGGGAGCTGTTGCGGTCGGTTGCGGACCGGGGCATCGGGGTGGAGCTCTGCCCTTACGCCAACCTGCAGATCAAAGGGTTTCGACTGGACGGATCGGATCGGGCGGGTCCGGCCGATCCGCGGCATGAGGCGCATGCGCCCGGCCCTTACCCGTTGCTGGACTATCTCAGGGAGGGCGTACGGGTCACGGTGAACACGGACAACATCGGCATTTCCGCGGCTTCCCTGACGGACAACCTTCTGCTGGCGGCGCGTTTGTGTCCCGGGCTGACCCGGCTGGACCTGCTGCACCTGCAGCGGCATGCCCTGGAGACGGCCTTTTGTACCGCGACGCAACGCCTGACCCTGCTCCGGCGAATTTCGTCGGGCATACCGCGTCCCTGAACCGGAACGGTGAACCGGGACTTGCGCGGGGGCGGGCGACTTCCGAGGCTGATGCGCTCTCATGAAAGCCTGGGTGAACGAGCGGATTTTATGTGTTCGGACCTCGGCCCTGCCGGCGCATTGGTTGCCGGAATCGGGTGCCGTCGCCATGGATGAGCGGGAACTGCTGGCCACGCTGGCAGGGATCCAGCCGTGGTGGCGGGCCCGGGCGGAGGCGGAACATGATCCGGCCACGAAGCAGTGGATTCCGTATGTGCTCGTCCAAAACGGCCGGGGCGAACTGGCGGTGTACCGGCGGCAGGGGACCGAACCGCGGCTGCATGGTTTGTGGTCGGTGGGCATCGGCGGGCACATCAATCCCGGCGACGCACCGGAATCGGCAGGGGCAGCGTCCGGGGAACGGTTCTGGCGCGAGGTGTTGTGGGCCGGATTACGCCGTGAACTGGCCGAGGAATTTCCCGGTGCCGCCCATCACGGGACCACCCGGTTTCTGGGGTTGATTCATGAGAATCGGACGCTGCTGGGTCAGGTGCATTTGGGGGCCGTGTTTTTGCATTCGGTGAAAGAGGTGCACCCGCAGGCCGGCCCTGAGCTGGGCGATTTGCAATGGCTGCCGCCCTCGGCCCTGGGCGGGCCGGCCTGGCCGTGGGACCGGCTCGAGCTTTGGTCGCGCCTTGCGCTGCGGCTGTTGGGCTGCGGCGCGGCAGGAACCACGGAGACAAGGACCTGAATTCACCCCGGAGGCACAGAGGGCAGAGAGGGGGCACGGAAAGGGTTGCAAGAGGAGGCGATTGGAACGCCGGCCCGGCCGGTTCAGAGGTTTCGTGCCCGAAAGAACAGGGGCGGTCCCTCACGGGGCAGGGGGAGCCGGAACACGGTGGCGCGGGGATCGTTTGTGTTCCGGGCCACCGGGATCCAGGTGTCTTCCAGCGGTTGGGTGGTGCACTGGATTTCCACGCCCTGGCCGGACCGGTACCCGCCCACGGTAAGCTCCAGGGTATCCCCTTCGATGGCCCAGGAACGGAGCAGCGGGCGGTATTGTTCGAGGGCCGTCAGAAGGGCACGGGCGGCGGCGAGCCGTCCGGCGACGATCATGGCGAACACCTGGTCAAGCTCCTCCGCCACTTCGGGCCGACCGGCGTCCCGGCGGCGCAGCTGCAGCAGGCGCAGCGGTAATTCGAGGTCCTCGGGGCCGTACGGGAAGGCGGGATCCAGAAACTGACGTCGCGCCTGCTGGATGTGGATGAGGTCACGGTAACCGAATTCGAGGGTGGGTTCGATGACGGTGCCTTCGCCGAAGTCGTTCCATGTGGCGATTTGGACCAGGAGGGCGCGGTTGGTGAGGGCGCGGTGGAGGGTGTGGCGGAACGTGTCGCCGTTGGCATCATCGAGGTACCCGTAGGAGGGGCCGACGCCGGCCTGGGCGTAGATATCGTGGAACCGGGGGAAGGCGGTGCTGACGAAGGCGGGCCAGGCTGCGGCCTTTTGTTCGAATCCGTCCAGGTAGTCGCGGAGGGCTTGCGGGTGCAGCACACCGGCGTTGGTGGCGGCGGCCCACATGGGCGGCCAGTTGAAGGCCCCGGTGGCGCCGGTGACGCGGCGGTCCAGGGTGAAGAAGGCCGGTGCGTTGCCCGGTTGCAGCGCGGTGAAGATGGCGGGCCACTGGTCGCCGGTGAAATAGACCGGGCCGAAGTTGAGCAGGACGGGGCGGTCCTGCCAGCGCAGGTAGCCGGGCCGGGTGAAGAAGCGGGTTTCCGCCTCGAGCAGGGCGGCGCGGGCCCGGGTGATGGCGGCACTGGCGGGGATGTAGCCGCCTTCGATCATCCGCGCGATGGTGCGGTCCTCGTAGCAGAGACAAAACTGCAGCCCGGCCCGGCGGGTCCAGTCGAAGAGCAGGATCGTCCGCTCGTGGATGCGGGCGTAATCGAGGTAATCGTCGGGGCCGTACCAATCGGCAATGACGCCATCCAGCCCGGCCAGTTTCATGAGCAGGACGTGGTACTCGAGGATGGCCGGGTCGGCGGAATCGTAGGGCCCGGACAGTGGGTAGTAATGGGACGCGATCTGTCTGCGGCCGGTGTCGTCGCGGATTTCAGGGTCGAAATGGTTCATGGTCCAGTGCCAGCCCCAGCGGCTGCTGACGGGCGGGGCGGTGTACCAGGGCATGTAATGGGCCAGAAGCCATTTCCCGGCTGCAACACCGGGCGCGGGATGGAGCCCCAGCCAGAAGGCCAGGAGCCAGCCCGGGACGGCCAACGCTTGCAAGCAACCACGCCGTGGCCGGCAGGAGCCGGCCCGCGCGGGTGGCACTGGAGGGGAGGATCCCGGCGACACGGGCGAATCGGGCGGCGCGCCGGCGTTCAAGGTTGTTGCATGACCCGGAACCAGAGCCTGTCGTACCCCGGCAGGCTGAGGCTGTAGGTGACCTCGGTGCCCTCGGCGTAGATGTCGCTGACGATCGGTGTGAAGGGCGTGTCCAGGTCGGTGGTGTATTCCAGGGTGTAAAGTTTGCCCGGCTTGCTGTCCCAGGTGAGCGTGATCCGGGAGGTGGCCGGGTCAAACTCCCAACCCTTGATTCGCAGGCCCGGCGCACCGATGAGCCGGAAATCCTCCCACGTCACGGTGTACGGGCCGTTGCAGCCGTAGAATCCGGGATCGAGCTGCAGGTGAAAGAAGTCCAGGTGCGCCAGGTCCAGGCCGGGCACGGTGCCCTGACTGGAGATGAAGGTGGGTTGGTTTACGTCCATGGTGAGGACGTGGCGACCGCGCGTTTGTCCGTACCAGGCGTAGTTGTAGAAGGTACCGTCGGCGTCCACGAGGGAAACGATCGGGCCGAGGTGTCCGTCAGCCTCCGGGGGCCCGTCGAGGGTGACGATCACCTGCACGGTGGTTTCGCCGCTGGCGTCCACGCTGATGTCCTTGTAACCGCTGCCGAAGCAGGTGGCGGTGATGGAATAGTTGGTTTCGGTGGCCACGATGGTGGCGTTGCCCCAGGAGGCGAAACGACCGTCCAGGGCGAAGAAATCGTCAAACGTGGCGATGACCGTTTCGGCGCGCAGGGACAGGGCCAGGCCCAGTCCCAGAAGGCCGACCTGTGCGGGGAGGTAACGGCTGACCGGTCTCATGGGCGACACACTCGCGATGAAGGTTCGGTTCGGCGGAACGGATTCGCGTGGGGATCAGGCACGCCGGCGGCGCAGCAGGAGGGCCGGTCCGCCCAGCGCCAACAGGGCCCACACGG encodes the following:
- a CDS encoding type III-B CRISPR module-associated protein Cmr5, which produces MKNLEQIRAANALAYAEAGVNTRGSQGGEVVKKLPALIMSNGLLAAGAFAYAKGLGEGWYVCFDHLARHLAHEDVGVVPRDKGNLKAMLDYLTKEADSGTLKQATDEALAWLCYAKRFVKKDNEEEAKE
- a CDS encoding type III-B CRISPR module-associated Cmr3 family protein, with protein sequence MNAMRTLHQILLQPTDVLFFRDGRPMTGSLAGHTAAWPLPDVTNHALHAALHRAGLSGVHTHRRGRSGRYTDQRDRKFGCLLTAGPFPVAAAADPGCPLPEPCWFFPRPRDTLEPGNVALCLHPVPGDWRQASSLPNPLRYAVANSRPPAKESGAEPWISQRAFERYLRDPAGQPESSNQSYPPEFLKDDDLADLEQTIGIRIDPESLTTGHGDAEGQIYSAYYLRLRDRFRLGLFAEAMDKVDGDPARRCDLIRLLFNDEPRSILVGGQQRLCTAQRADAPEPLPLPQGLRNGSEFKQLPNGAYAVKWVLLTPAIWPEIRSGETRDPARSRIQAHPGGWLPNWVHPETGDVLLKAGDTDRKPGETRVAWRARVRALPPVKARLVAAIVPKPLAVTGWSLGWPEDAVEGTETPDGNAGTGGAKSTHLAVPAGAVYYFEADSPGDAARLAAALNWHGSTPGHVIVNRRSTLLGEKGYGLGVCGTWQFYDGSDPSAGSVSTDRSKETQTH
- the cmr6 gene encoding type III-B CRISPR module RAMP protein Cmr6, which codes for MSPDVRQLIGDWAENVDNRGLLYEKFALPKSWGIGDDQKLNDAARWSVLRIVTRGSELLRRDAERLRREADGKNVQPNVRKRKQRDAEIADKMSKVGRFDPELVKAANSGASRFLTDLDKSYAGRVATFEATLGARLMVNLAGGVVENAGIALDRCFGLPFIPGSAVKGIARNQALWEIHEAQPDDKRPLLRLAMLLFGYGANDIKDHGDFAWAGGAANARETAKEIGANDFKGCACFLPAYPTTPPTLVVDMVNPHYPEYYRGKRSRADDNENPVPNYFPAVEKGSTFGFAVLLNRVPPVAGITAAELLDQARDWLKRAVTKRGVGAKTAAGYGWFELGRKTSRPVAASEAVATGTATASRPEAPPDSPADTLIAKWRGKLTATGNFPAALPEIAALQSDADLKRVFEAVIPQNERQRLRKNNPYWQSFTSGRHGEAGRKILQRLGITLK
- a CDS encoding glycoside hydrolase family 71/99-like protein, which gives rise to MQALAVPGWLLAFWLGLHPAPGVAAGKWLLAHYMPWYTAPPVSSRWGWHWTMNHFDPEIRDDTGRRQIASHYYPLSGPYDSADPAILEYHVLLMKLAGLDGVIADWYGPDDYLDYARIHERTILLFDWTRRAGLQFCLCYEDRTIARMIEGGYIPASAAITRARAALLEAETRFFTRPGYLRWQDRPVLLNFGPVYFTGDQWPAIFTALQPGNAPAFFTLDRRVTGATGAFNWPPMWAAATNAGVLHPQALRDYLDGFEQKAAAWPAFVSTAFPRFHDIYAQAGVGPSYGYLDDANGDTFRHTLHRALTNRALLVQIATWNDFGEGTVIEPTLEFGYRDLIHIQQARRQFLDPAFPYGPEDLELPLRLLQLRRRDAGRPEVAEELDQVFAMIVAGRLAAARALLTALEQYRPLLRSWAIEGDTLELTVGGYRSGQGVEIQCTTQPLEDTWIPVARNTNDPRATVFRLPLPREGPPLFFRARNL
- a CDS encoding CRISPR-associated ring nuclease → MNVQAHLFVSLGTAPAIVPEAFLLPGARFVSVHVLTTERPDVTLIREFFRRHAPGVNLTITRVAGFQDLKSEEDHFRFEEVMFRWFLASRTGPEQRFVCLTGGFKTMSAAMQKAATVLGAAEVFHVLADDCCVGPQGRLMPPSTLEEILWARDQGHLHWIRLGPERGWPQLRRIAPEQFPLQVVEEKGDERRVQAEDRAFGTFLQDLLQRASRIAGAWEMLPELPFADLATWSEGELAWLREPLDPRAPADQRWVAGLPKIELHCHLGGFATHGELLRRVRNAAENPGKLPPLEEPRLPEGWPLPAQPIPLAEYMKLGNANGTALLRDPGCLREQCRLLYRHLVDQGVCYAEVRCSPANYAEVRSPWDVLADIRAAFQECMEGARTAPGGLPACHVNLILIATRRASGDYRAAIARHLALAVTAAEHWRDENACRVVGVDLAGYEDEKTRAHYFREEFTAVHRCGLAVTVHAGENDDAEGIWRAVFDLNARRLGHALSLGQSRELLRSVADRGIGVELCPYANLQIKGFRLDGSDRAGPADPRHEAHAPGPYPLLDYLREGVRVTVNTDNIGISAASLTDNLLLAARLCPGLTRLDLLHLQRHALETAFCTATQRLTLLRRISSGIPRP
- a CDS encoding NUDIX domain-containing protein gives rise to the protein MKAWVNERILCVRTSALPAHWLPESGAVAMDERELLATLAGIQPWWRARAEAEHDPATKQWIPYVLVQNGRGELAVYRRQGTEPRLHGLWSVGIGGHINPGDAPESAGAASGERFWREVLWAGLRRELAEEFPGAAHHGTTRFLGLIHENRTLLGQVHLGAVFLHSVKEVHPQAGPELGDLQWLPPSALGGPAWPWDRLELWSRLALRLLGCGAAGTTETRT
- the cmr1 gene encoding type III-B CRISPR module RAMP protein Cmr1, translated to MNWQREIEVLTPLFNRGAYQDTPEIRVPSIRGMVRWWFRALGGTSDEEKAVFGGMKGFGHALRDQVVASRLVFRIKDIRAQRADPDPPTLPHKTGGQAAPQAAFLRGARFRLEVFDRLSPLGPELQRKVENALEVWLLLGALGLRANRGAGSVWPGDGTAPKTAAELRQRLNECGCNWPVMLAGDEVGASAEELRKAATDTKNGMPDVFGQAAPHRQASTVKFKIVRLEEKPRLLITAPTLDTLQKAQEALNEKLSRPKTWELVK
- the cmr4 gene encoding type III-B CRISPR module RAMP protein Cmr4, with translation MSKRILYIFTRTPLHVGAGTSVGAIDQPIIRERHTGFPVIPGSSIKGVLRDACRNHSALAPKEESIFGRQDNAGKLTFGEAKVLAFPVRSARGSFAFITCPLALERFLRERGGNDLKVPDEPADMTCLAGDLVTIRRNGQTGVVLEEYRFNCTEKFPQDWEKDLLELLDDPVWKAGKGRFVLLSNGDFSHFVKNACEVSQHIKIDPKTGTVEGGFLFNLEAVPSETLFFAPVTALSRANGELKDLEQLLDAKPVLQFGGDSTTGLGFCTVKLAERRKAS